Genomic DNA from Maylandia zebra isolate NMK-2024a linkage group LG17, Mzebra_GT3a, whole genome shotgun sequence:
TAATTTTTAGATTatggcaaaaaaaaccaaaacaagaacaacactaaatacatttttaattcattCAGCCACAATTGGGTTTTTAGTTAATGCATTTTCAGATGAGCAGATCCAAAGTTTAATTTCAAAACCAATTTGAAATTAAATTGTTTGAAATAATCTTAAAGGTCTCGAGTTTGTTTAAAATCAGCGAGATTCTGATTTCCGAAAGTCAGTGAAAGCAACTAACAGGAAGTTCTCACAGTCTTCGCAGTCCGGACACTAAACCTCGTCTGTGCGTAACTTTGTGTCCTCTGGTTGTTTTCTCCGAAAACTGCCAAGTAATTATGGTCAGATACAAGGGCCTGCAATGGAAACAGTGTTGTCCAAGTCTGGACTGTTGTGTTTGGTATGTAGTTGTAAGTTTAATAAGGTTAAGACGCGACTGAATTTAGTGGGTTTCCTTGGGTTACATTCCCTTCAGGTGTCCATCAGGTGGAGGAACTCGAGGTAAGTTAAGTCGTatataaactacacaaagactCTTTTAAACAGTCCTCATGGGAACCCTACAGTCACATAGTCCACTGCTGTGTCCGGGTCTCAGTCGTCATTTCAAACCGCTTTCTTCGTTATACTATcttaaaaatattcaaattctCGGTTATCTTACATGAACTAGAACCAGTGACACAGAGACAGCTGGGGCTCCTGCACTGCTGCTACAACTGTGGAAAATCCCAAATGAAAAGCAGTGTCTTTAATTAAAGACGGCATCACTCAAGTTACAAAATTTAATGTAGAGAATATTCCCTTTTTTTGTGCAGCTATATACCTATCACACAACTAAATagcactcacgcacacacacaagagtatgtattattgtggggtacaccttacaatataaagcaccttgtggcgactgttgttctgatttagcgctgaataaataaaattgtattgaaATTGAATGATTTTATTACTTTTGTTTTGGCTGAGGTATaataattaatataataataataattactaGTAACATTGGCGGTGGAATCAATGTTTAAAATACTGATTtaaaattttttcttttttaataatatagTTCGTTACAGCGGTTTTCTCCTTCATAAAATATCCCACAGCCGCGGCGAGAGTTTGTCGCGTCACGTGATCAAAGGGTTTTTCGCACCGACGTCAGAGAAGCCGAGCTGGTACCGAGATATGGTCCGTAACCGTCCTGCTGCGTTAAGAACTTCACATTTTTTCTTTGAACGACGTCCTGCTAACAGCCGGCTTAACGTTTCCTGTCGATAGTCCCTCCGGGGTAATGCTGCAGTGATGTAAACTGTGCTGCAAAATGCGTGCAGCTCCTCATAAATGCTGCTCATTAACAGTCAGAAGCTAACGTTTATGCAGAGAACATGTCTCCTCGCTAAGGAAAGCACTGGTGGTATTCTGAGTTCAAGTTTTCGGGAAGGTAGGTGCTAGAACCTGACGTTAGACGACGCTTGTGGTATACGATAATGCTATGGTGGCCTGTTCCTAGAGtcattgttttccttttgaacACACTTGCTAGGCGAGTTCTCGGTAAAATGCAGTGTGCAGTATTTCCTTCTTACGCTTGGTGAGGATATAATGGTTTAGTTTGTCAGTAGTGGTTTGCAGTTTGCCATCCTTATCGCGTGTTTGACACCTTTGCAACAGGAAACGGATAAATGTCATAATGTGCTGGTTAAACTCGATCAGTTGGCAGCTGTTGTCATGTTCATAATTATTTCCTTTCATGAATTCTTAATTAATTTCACAGCAGTATATATGATTAAGTCTATTTCGAACTTGTGTCAAGGTTATTTCTAGCATGTGCTGTCCAGTTTTTAAAGCTCACATGTGCGTTTATTCAATAGTAAAGTGATATTTCTCTTGAATTCAGGAAAAACCTGACTcgaggttgtttgttgtttatacAACCATGGCAGGCATGCTGGCTAGATGCAAAGACCTATTTTGATTGTCATCCACAGAGCCCCATTGTTAAcctggtgtgtgtgtaagtTCCATTCATGAGGCCAAGTGCATCATCAGCATGGCATGGTTTAATGTGTGGATTTCCCCACAGAGAGCAAGTGcactttggtttttttgtttcataactgcattaGATGTAGTGGTTTATTTACTCCACTTccctctgggattaataaagtttctctgattctgattatttctCTTTGCATAAGAGGATCCATGAAGGAAGCATTGCTGAGTGCATGATAGTGAGGGTGTATTCCAAACTCTGATAGTTGTGGATAATAGCAGGATAAGGAAGGGCTGTGATTAGACTTCTTGGCTTTCTCTCGTCTAAGTGCCTTCATAAATATATGCTTCTTTATCTGATGAAATCATTATTCACTCCGGTCACACACCCAGTCCTGTTTGAATGCTTTACGGCAAGGCAAACTCCATTTAAAGTTTAATTCTGCACCACCGTGTTTGAAGGAGACATTCACCCAAAAAAATTGCAGTTTAAGGTACCCATGAGTTCTTGCACGCTGTTAAGCTTTAATGTGGTAAACAGTGGAATTACAGTGCAAATGTCTTtagatttgtgtgtgtcagaacatcaGTTACTTCTCAATCGCTGTTACTCAAGAGAAAAAAGCTGTCAACACACTTCTTCCTGCCAGCAAGTCCTTAATTATAAAAGCGGTGGCAAGGTTTGAACAACTGAATTTAATACACAGTGGAAGCATTTAAATGTCACGTCAGATAATAGTTTTATTTGAATACAGTAAAGCTGATGTCACTGTGCCTGATTATCATCTTTTTGTCTTATGCAAAGTGTTGCAGTTTAACtgtctgctgtttgtgtgttctGTTATCAGTACAGTTCTATCAGTGAAAGGGGCCAGGCTATAACTTGGTTGCAGTTGTGTTTATGTAATGTCTTTGTTCTCATTGTCTTCTGGTATAATTGTGGTTCTGCTCGCTGTGCAGGACTTTGCAGCACTGTTGTGAAGTTaatactgtgtttgtgtgtcagtgctaGGTGTGGTCGGGGCGCTGAAGCCATGGAGAAGCCATCATCTTCAGACAGAGCTGAGCTCGAGGAGAGAAAAGGCCTGGTGGAGGTAATGCACATTATCAGCTGCAATTAGATGGCGCCGTGGTTTAAATGGAAAGTTCACcgcaaaatgaaatataaatgtttttcctCTTGCCTATAATCCTCTTaatacagcaccatcacaacAAAAGACATCTGCCTTCTGTTGAATATAATGGAAAAAGGTGGCACATGTTTACAAAGTTCTGCTTGGTAGCACTGCAAATTTGGTTGCATATTTGCTTTAGTTTTTTAGCTGGAGGTGAATATTGATAAGATTTTGTTGAAAGCGTTGGTATtctcacatccatccatccatcctccgcTTGTCCAAAGTTGGGTTGCGGTGGCAGCAGGTATTAGCTTGCGCAGTGTATTCTAGATGTCCTTCTCCTTAACCAGactttccacttcctcctggGGTATCCCAAGGCGCTCTCCCAGGCCAGATGAGATATATGATCTCTCCAGAGGGTTCAGGGTCTACTTTGGGGTCTCCACCCAGTTGGGCTTGCCCAGGAGGTGccagaaccacctcagctgggtccttttgacATGCAGGAGCAGCATCTCTACTCTGAGATCGCTCCAGATGTCTGAGGCCCTCACCCTATCCCGAAGGCCCAGTCACCCTAGGGAGGAAACTGTTACTTTCTGATTTCAGTCTTTAGTAATTTTCTGTGTGGGGAACCAAATGAAATCCTACATAGATCTTCAGTGTAGCTGTATTATTATCTGATTGTGAACACAGTGTGGAAGCAGAGCAAGGGAAAAAAGAGACTGAGGAGTGCAGAAGCAACACTGCTATGAGTTTGATccatttgtttttcagtgtccaactgttgaggggaaaaaaaggccaGCCCTGGTAAACTTTGAAAACCGGTTTTTAATTCCCATTCCGAAACACAcctgtgctttttcttttgaCCTGCCAAATGTAATTACATGTTAAAATAGGTGCTTTGAAAAGGCTTTGCAATTACTGCTCAGGTCATTAACTCATGATAACCGTTAAAGGGACTTCTTAgtgtttttaaaactgttgTGTAATCCTGATGTATGTGTCAGTCTTTGACGCCAGAAGAATTTGCAGAATTTAATAAAAGCACtgatattatttttttcatgttttctcaATACGTTCTtgtatgttaaatgtttattttcaatTCTTAAAAATGTTTAGAAGAATTCAAGTTTACTATAGTTTCTATGTGTACTCATTGTTCAGGATGGTGGCGAGCCTAGAGGTGCTGAGGGTGGAGAGGTGGATGCTTGGACTCCAAGGAAGAGCAGCTCCTCCCGCAAAAGCTTCCGCCTGGACTACCGACTGGAGGTAAGACCCTCTATTACTGTCACCCTGCTATCTAATAAAACCCAAATCATGAGGCTTCAGTTTCACCTCAGAGCTTCTTCGTTCTGTGAAGTCCTCCTCTCTAGTTCCGCATGTTGTGTTTTGTTACATCCGAGTTCAGCTTTTAATGTCATGGATCACACAGTGTTCTTAAATTGGTTATATCAGGTGGTTGCTGTGTCTGTATCTACATTAGCATGCTTTAAATCTCATCTCACAGAAAGAGAAGTTTTTCTGTTGTTATTAATCATGTCAGAAAAACCTCCCTCGTTCTGTGGTGTTCCACAGGGATCATTTTTGGAACTATCCTGTTTAGCTTGTAGATGTTAACTCTTGAAAAGATAATATCtaatttataaaaacatttctaCAAACTGTTTGATTTCCAAGTTTTAGTTAAATAACAATTTCTACATTTCATTTCTGATGAAAGAGACTCTTACCATTGTCCCAGATAGCGCAATCCCAAGGTTCAAACAAGGCAGTAGGTTTGTTCGTTCTGTTAAATCTAGCTTATGTAACCTTGGGGTAATGTTGAATAGTTCCCTTTCTTTAGGTTGTTATGTCAGGAGTGGaacttgtttattttatctaaggGGCATCTTTTTGCTCCAAAACTTTGGAATAAGTTGTTTTATTGCTTCAGATGGGGCTTTTAAAAATGGGTAAAGTCAGGCTTTGGGGTCTTAGTGTCTGACTTTGTCTTGTTTATGTGTccgttttgttgttttggttttatttaatgtttcttctTTAGGCATCAGGCACTTTGTGACTTTCCTGTGAAAAATAAACTTGTATATTTTATACAACTGTAGATTCCAAAATGACTTGCTAACATAGCAAATATgctattatttactttttttgcaGGAAGAAGTGACAAAGTCGTGTCGGGACAAACATGGCCGCTGGGCTAACCCCTGGCCAACGTGGCGCTTTCCTTCCTACTCGATGCTGTTCAGGTTCCTGTTCTTAGAAAAAGATAACAGCAATGTACCTTCTAGTAAAGAGGTAGGTAATCACTTACTTATAATCACCAGTTTACTATTAGCTGTTGGTTTTAATCCAAGTCGCAGTGAAGCGTCACTAATCAATTTTTAAATGTGCAGGTCTCAAGTTTATATAGAAAACAGCTGTTGGCAAAATTTTGCCTCCTTGGAAATGAGTTCAGGACAAATACATCTTTACTAAGAATCACTGGCCGAtttcatctcacacacacactatttatAGGTCTTATTGGAAAACCTGCTGAGCTCAGTGAGGGCTTAACAAGCTGCTTTCACACTGCAACAGAAAAAAGGTTAACCCGTTATTAGCACAGACTCTACTGTTTGTTGCTATAttcaaacttttaaaaatgGGTGTGCTTACCAACTACTAGCAAATTCATAGGTGTAAAGTACAGTTATAGCAAAGGTGGCCTTCAGCATTAAATAATTTGCCCCTCCTGCACCCATCTGTTTCATCCCTTCTTACATCTTACtttgtctgttatttatttattttttaaactatgGATGGCCTGTTCCTCTCCCTCGTCTCTCTGTCTCTAAAGGCCCTGGATCGTGAGCTCCCTGTGATGGAGCCATACTTTGTGCAGAACCCAAACCTCTCTGGCTCTGGTCCAGGACTGAGAGTCACATGGCTGGGCCATGCCACAGTTCTGGTTGAAATCGATGGGGTGAATGTTCTGACAGATCCAATCTTCAGTCAGAGGGCATCGCCGATCCAATATATGGGACCCAAAAGATTCAGAGGTCCTCCTTGCACTGTGGAGCAGGTTcctatatatacatacatatatttttgtttgttaaaattttttatttattcctcCACCTTTAAggttcttcttttactttccTGCCAACAGCTTCCTAGGATTGATGCAGTGGTCATCAGTCACTCTCATTACGATCATCTGGATGCTGGATCTGTGGCCAGTCTTAATGCTCGCTTCGGAGGAGAGCTACGCTGGTACGTGAGGTGGATCAGTGGTTCACAATATTATTTCCATTCATGTCATATGTTCACTTCCCACTGTCAAACAGTGTGCCCTTTATTAGAAATTACATGTACCTTTTTGCATTGTGTGTGTCAGGTTCGTGCCAATGGGTTTGATGGACTGGCTGATGAAGATGGGCTGTGAGAATGTGATGGAGCTGGACTGGTGGGAGGAGAACTGTGTCCCAGGTCATGATGATGTCACGTTTGTTTGCACACCCTCACAGCACTGGAGCAAACGCACAGCATGGGATGATAACAAAGTAagataataacaacaacaatatgcacattattgcttaattgtttaataaGATTTAGTGAAGTGCCATGACCCTAAACAAGCCAACAGCAGaactttgtcatttttatagGACAACAAATTCTGTTTAAATCTTTATCTTGAattcaaaacagataaaattgataaaattcaggtcttttttttaaaaacattttttccagtCTTTATGGAGCAGCTGGACCGTTTTGGGTCCAGACCATCGTTTCTTCTTTGCTGGCGACACTGGCTACTGTTCTTCCTTTGCGGAAATAGGACGACGCTTTGGACCATTTGACCTTGCAGCAATCCCTATCGGAGCATACCTGCCCAGGTAATACACATGTGCACTTTATTAAGAACATCCTTACAATCTAATGTTTGGCCACTGAATTTGCTTTTGTAATGTACATTCGGAACACGTCTAATGATTATTTTAACATTTCTACAGACAGTACTTTGTcacaattacaaaaaaataaatagttttCTAAATAAGTAAACATATGTGGGAAAATGATGGCACTGTagattcagtttttatttactCTGTTCTAGAGGCACATTCATGTTTCAACAATAAAGTCGGTAGGTAGAGTTAATTGCAGTTAACTCTACCTCTAAGCTATTCATTTTTCCATAATGCTGTGCCTATTGTAACAAAAACAGATATCAAAGACtacttgaatattacttggtttTTCAGAGACGTGATGAAAGGACAGCATGTAGATCCAGAGGAGGCCGTTCAGATTCACGAGGACCTTCAGGCCAGACAGTCGGTGGCCATTCACTGGGGCACCTTTGCCCTCGCGTATGAGGTAATGCCacacaaatacatttatttagttATGGATCCCTTAtatattctttaaataaatatttaaaacctAGATGATTTGCCTTCTTTGAAAGAGTTGGAATAGAAGATCAATGGCCCTCTAATGCCTGAGATTTGCAAAGATGGAATAATCAATTCTGTAGCATCAGAATCCACTTACCGGCTCAATGTGTTTATTAAGTTTGTGGTTTTATGTTGAACTATTGACTATTCACTGGACTACTGCACAGTGAATTTAAAGATTCTTGTTGTCACCATGGCATTGCCACCATGAATACTTCAACTTTGCTTTAAAACATTGGTTATAGGGATTTAAAGTCATGATGCTATTTCCATTACTCAATGCATACCTCTTTCTCATCAAAATTTGATTTTGTCCATATCTCACTATCTTCCCAAGATTAACTTCCAGTGATCACTCCTGCGTTACTGTTGTAACAGACACATCTGAGTTGTGAGCCTCCCCtagtcttttttccccctctaacCCCATTTCTTTAACAAGCAAAcacatgtttatatttgtgctttggtcATGCTTAATGTTCACATGTGTTTTTGCTCTATATCTTTTGACTTATTTGAGCTACCCTACTAAGTCCTGGTGTACTAAATAGAGGACATCCTGGGCTTTCCAATGATACGTCATGTGTTTGGGTCCCCTTTTAGCTACAAAAAGGAAGGAAATCACACAAAATTAATGGGAAGAttcttttttcctctgttcTCATGAGGATATAATCATTTTGAAACAAGTTAGTTGACAGGTTGACTGACTggtgtttctattttttattttttttttacaacaaagGTTACATAATGCAAGGTATTTCAGTAGCATtcaatttagtattttgttaCTATTATACAACCTCACTTCCAAAATTGTTGAGGCGCTgtatgaaatgtaaataaaaacagaatgcagtgaTTTTCAGATCTCAAACCCATATTTGATTGAtaatgaaacataaaaaaagcaTCAAATGATTAGAGACATTTTACCATTTCCTGAAAGATAttggctcattttgaatttgatgggaGCAGCACATCTCAAAAAAATTTGGGATGGAGGCAACAAAAGATTGATAAACTAAGTGAGactaaagagaaacagc
This window encodes:
- the napepld gene encoding N-acyl-phosphatidylethanolamine-hydrolyzing phospholipase D isoform X3 — encoded protein: MEKPSSSDRAELEERKGLVEDGGEPRGAEGGEVDAWTPRKSSSSRKSFRLDYRLEEEVTKSCRDKHGRWANPWPTWRFPSYSMLFRFLFLEKDNSNVPSSKEALDRELPVMEPYFVQNPNLSGSGPGLRVTWLGHATVLVEIDGVNVLTDPIFSQRASPIQYMGPKRFRGPPCTVEQLPRIDAVVISHSHYDHLDAGSVASLNARFGGELRWFVPMGLMDWLMKMGCENVMELDWWEENCVPGHDDVTFVCTPSQHWSKRTAWDDNKSLWSSWTVLGPDHRFFFAGDTGYCSSFAEIGRRFGPFDLAAIPIGAYLPRDVMKGQHVDPEEAVQIHEDLQARQSVAIHWGTFALAYEYYLDPPLRLREALEQKGLKPDCFFTLHHGESRLISAQDEDVFD
- the napepld gene encoding N-acyl-phosphatidylethanolamine-hydrolyzing phospholipase D isoform X1 — translated: METVLSKSGLLCLVCSCKFNKVKTRLNLVGFLGLHSLQVSIRWRNSSARCGRGAEAMEKPSSSDRAELEERKGLVEDGGEPRGAEGGEVDAWTPRKSSSSRKSFRLDYRLEEEVTKSCRDKHGRWANPWPTWRFPSYSMLFRFLFLEKDNSNVPSSKEALDRELPVMEPYFVQNPNLSGSGPGLRVTWLGHATVLVEIDGVNVLTDPIFSQRASPIQYMGPKRFRGPPCTVEQLPRIDAVVISHSHYDHLDAGSVASLNARFGGELRWFVPMGLMDWLMKMGCENVMELDWWEENCVPGHDDVTFVCTPSQHWSKRTAWDDNKSLWSSWTVLGPDHRFFFAGDTGYCSSFAEIGRRFGPFDLAAIPIGAYLPRDVMKGQHVDPEEAVQIHEDLQARQSVAIHWGTFALAYEYYLDPPLRLREALEQKGLKPDCFFTLHHGESRLISAQDEDVFD
- the napepld gene encoding N-acyl-phosphatidylethanolamine-hydrolyzing phospholipase D isoform X2, translated to MVRYKGLQWKQCCPSLDCCVCARCGRGAEAMEKPSSSDRAELEERKGLVEDGGEPRGAEGGEVDAWTPRKSSSSRKSFRLDYRLEEEVTKSCRDKHGRWANPWPTWRFPSYSMLFRFLFLEKDNSNVPSSKEALDRELPVMEPYFVQNPNLSGSGPGLRVTWLGHATVLVEIDGVNVLTDPIFSQRASPIQYMGPKRFRGPPCTVEQLPRIDAVVISHSHYDHLDAGSVASLNARFGGELRWFVPMGLMDWLMKMGCENVMELDWWEENCVPGHDDVTFVCTPSQHWSKRTAWDDNKSLWSSWTVLGPDHRFFFAGDTGYCSSFAEIGRRFGPFDLAAIPIGAYLPRDVMKGQHVDPEEAVQIHEDLQARQSVAIHWGTFALAYEYYLDPPLRLREALEQKGLKPDCFFTLHHGESRLISAQDEDVFD